Part of the Panicum virgatum strain AP13 chromosome 4N, P.virgatum_v5, whole genome shotgun sequence genome is shown below.
GTCCACGTGGTGGTATGGTACCTCCAATGTCCAGCTGCGCTCTTGCTGTGACCACCACGTCCGCCCAGAAGGCACCGGAAAACTGCAATGGGTACTTCACTCTTGAGAGTATCATAGCGGTCGATGAGGGTGTACAGTATGGAACTTGTGATGCTGCAGACAGCTATAACACTTTCTTTACGGAAGCCCATAACGATGGCCGTGTAGCCCAACAGGTGAAACTGATGGCTTTCTACGCTGAACCGCCTGTAGCAGGAAACTCTACAACTGAGGTGAGTTCCCTTGAATTAACTCCATAAATTCTGCCAGTAACTAGTAGCAAAGTTAGTATTTGGTTAGAgggtaagagcaactccagcccaGGCTCTCATTTGGGCCCCTACTCTAaattttgagagtttagggagaAAACAAACTCCAGCAAGCCTCCTAGATGGGCTCCTATTTTAGATGGACTCTCAAATTAGCACCCCAAGTCCCTAGGAATAGGAGCCTCCCATCTCCTACGCTCCGGACCGCCCCCACGCGCCACCCagcggcgcgccggccgccgcgcctccaACTCCGCCCAGCGCTCCCTCCCCTGCCGGCGAGCTGCTCCTCCGCGGGCGAGCTGCGCCGCGAGCCCCCCCTGCCGGCGAGCCTCCATGGCGCTCCTCCCCCCCACCCCTACTCGCAcagccggcctcctccgcccgccgtcgccgttcttcgccgcgcccgccggggaAGCTCCATCTTCCTCGCGGCGGTGGACGGCCGGCCGGAAAGCAGCGCCCGCCACGGGTCCATGGCGCGCCGGGTGCCACGCCGACCCGATGCACCCGGCACTCCGGCTCCCGCGCCGCTTCCCCAGCACGACCTCCTACGCCCGCACCGCCGGCCTCGAGCTCCGGCGATCGAGCCGCCGGCCATGCTCTCTAGAGCCCCCGCTGCCGGCCCCGTGCTCCAGAGCCCCCGCTGCCGGCACCGCGCTCTTGCAGCACCCCCGCCACCGGTCACTATCCCCAAGCTGCAGCACCCCCGCCACCGGCCTCAAGCTCTGGCGCCCACGTCGCCGGCCCCAAGCTCCGGTGCCTGCGAGTGGAGGAGACGGATCTTTGTGGAAGTGGTGCACCCCGTGCTGCTCGGCGCCGCCCACTCCtccacgccaccgccgcaggccggcccggcggcgctgcccctgctcctccatGCCGTTGATGCAggtcgggccggcggcgccgccctgctccgccgcgagaGATCTATTGGGGAGAGAGTCGAGAGAGAGGAGCACAGCGCGCCCTCGCCCACCAGCATCATCGCGCAGGCCACCCTCGAGACCGCCGTCGGCGAGCTCCGCGCCGTCGTGTCATGCCTCTACACGTCCGAGGAGCCGGCCGAGTCCGAGAAGTTGGTGCTCAAGATCGAGCGCCTCTGGCGGGAGGCCGGCGCCGAGCAGGCCGTCCTCGCCTCGCTCGCCAGGCCCGCCGTCATCAACGGCTTCGTCGAGATCCACTTCAACTCGGTCAGCGCCCAGGTGCTGCAGGTCAccgtcttcctcctcgccgaGCTCGCCTCCCGGGACGATGCCGTCGTGCAGACGCTCACCAGGGTCGACCAGGGTCGACTTCGACGTCGACTGTCTGGTGGCCCTCTTCAAGAAGGGCCTGGTGGAGGCCGTGGTGCTCATCTGCCTCCTCGCGCCCACGCCGGAGCAGCTCGTCGAGATGGACATGGCGGAGGCGCTCGTGTCCACCATCCACCGCGGCGACGAGGACCCGCTCAGGATGTGCACCAACCCCAAGGCCGCGTCGGTGATCCTCCTAGCCAGGTCCTCgccgaggagggcggcggcggcacggacaGGGACAGGGACAGCTCCACGGCGCCGGTGCCAAGGTCCGCGCTCCTGTTGGAGAGGTTCATCCGGAGTGTGGCCGCGAGCCTGGGAGCCGAGCAGGTGCTGGACGAGAGGCTGGCCGCCATGCGCATCCTGCTCCGATGCATCTGGGAGGACGGCCACTGCCGGAGCAGCATCGCCGAGAGGAATAGGGGCCTCTTTTGCAGGCCCGACTGGAGTTGAGGCTCATTTTGGGCCCTCATTTCTTGCAGGCCAGCTCCTAAAATCGAATGTAGGGGCTTTATTTTCCAGGCCCgactggagatgctctaaggtaGGATGGGATGGCTTCATCCCACTTTAGGACATTGCTTGGCCCACTGTCATCCTCGCAGGTGGGATGGTTGTATTCCATTAATTTTGTGTAACCAGCATCTGGCTAGCGGAATATTCTCACATGAGAGCCATCCTTCCGCACCTTATCCACCAACCAaacacataaaaataaaaaaaataaaattgatgATCCCCTCATCCCATGAACCAAATACACCCTAGGTGATCCGAATATCCGATTGCTGGTAGTTGTGGCTaggtgagagaaaaaaaatgccgGCCCATAGAAGAATACGCAAGTTCAACCCTGTGTGTACAACTGAACTGAAACCTCTTTCTACCATAAGCTCCCGTAGTTTTTATCTCAACCGTCTAGGTAAATGGTTTATCTACCCAGAACCACCTGGGCAGTAGGAGGGAGGATGAGTCCGAACCATCGCCAGATCGGAGCCAGGCAAGGGCCTCAGGGCTGTTGACCCTGCTGTCCTCATTTGGACACTACAGCGAGCCCTCGAGCATATGAATGAAATCCTTGTCCTCAGTAGTCCTCACTCGAGGGGATGACAGCTTAATTAGTCCTCGTTGATGTAGGGGTCATGGCCATGCTTATCTTCCTCTGATAGAGATGACAATGACCACGCTGACCGAAGCCACAAACTATTGAACAGTAGAAGAGGCAGTGGCGGTAGATTCTAGAGTGCCCATGGGTGATGGATTGGTTGCCATTTCATGCAATGGTGAGGCAGGGCTTTTCTGGACGTCCAAGGGAGGGAGATGAGGGGGATCTATAGGACAAGGACAACCGTGATAAGGGAGGTTGAGGGCCAAGGCCAGCTTGGAGGGAGGCGAGTGTCGATGTTTTATTGTCGTCACCCTACTTTTGGGGTGGTAAACATTCTCGTGAGTCTAGTTGTGGCTGAACCATCCAAATTAATCTGGTCAAGTGTACTAACCAACACCATAAAGACAATCAGGGCTAACTCGCACTTCAAAAGGAGTAACTGGGCAGTCTGTCGGATAgtatcccgataaaaccacctgaACTAGGATCGAACAAAGCATACATAAAATCCGCACAAAGAgattacaacatttcacaaattttacaacatagAGTCTGGTACCGAAATAATATTACAAACCGACTTCAAATTCATAAATCGAGTACTTCAGAGGCATCGAGTACTTtagagttcaactgcagcggaaaaaATAAACGATAGTTCTACTCGACGATACAAGATATCATGATGAAACATGTACATGatatcactcggcattgtcatcgttagTCGgggtcgtatcccactccaccgaccaaccaggaggcagaGAACACGGCCAAGCCAAGTTAGCGATCATATCCTCAAAAGTATTGCCTGAAAACAgagccacaagtaaggctgagtatactaatactttgcaaggcttacccgacaatgggtatacttagcccactatcttgACATGCAaaacttttggcttgaggggtttgttttgccgaaaagcaactaaAAGTAGATCTTTAATTTCCGATTTTAGCCTCCCGATTCTAATTCAGTTAAATAAGcaactatccaatagcatacatgatggaaaaacaattatctttcatcattcaGCCATATAGATCGTCATCCATATTctacttcttactctatgtggtaaaaaggtcaagcagtctcattggccgtgagaagcggacgatttgaatcgagtttcttaaccttgcaaggtacatctaatgcacacgtcacgtggttactctcAGAGTCACACATGCAATTTTTCACCTTTCTTCCTAGCTTGTGGATTAGGGCCACCCCGCTCAACTATAGAGTACgcagactctgcacccgcatgtgcgcacATGTGAACCTAGTTTAAAGAGGATGAGGGTGCcgtccactccccggtccaattgggtatttaagcttaccgattaccatattctcgatATGTGGTTAGTaggttcaaacgcttaaccaccactaccacacattgCAGCCTTAgcatttttcactaaacagacggggcctCAACCATGAACATCGTACCATCGCCCTGCCCGTAGATCTTATAGCCgcagtatgtagtagacattcaacttcTATCTTCTCACGAACAGGGTTACCTAGGATCATACAACTAAAGTTCCATTCAATttctgtaaacttaaatgcacaagtatatatGAAACATAAATTGCATATAATTGAAAGTAGTAGGATTCATGCTCTGGGGCTTGTCTTCCTGAGCGTaactagccttgggctcttctgaactttggttcggaTCTTCGACTGCTTTAGTTAGATTAATCagggcttcacgctgctcactctcatACTcaggcaccaactcgtacgttcTGCTAGCAAGAGTAGTCgattctatatgaaatgcacatgcatgagcGTGATGATGGTAAAAGATAAACAAGgatttcactataaagttgttaAGCATCTTATATACACTTCATTGGACAATCGTTTATAGGGTATTATCTAACATAAACTAGTTCATAAAGAAGCTAGGGTGGGTAGAAGTATTCAACTAGTGAGCAGAAGCACTCGACTAGTGAGCAGAGGCACTCGACTAGCAAGTAGAAGTACTGGACTAGCGAGTAGAAGTACTGGACTAGAAAGCAGAAGTACTGGACTAGTGAGAAGAAATACTCGACTAGTGGGTAGAAGCACTAGACTAGCGAGCAGAACCACTCGACTAGTGACTAGTGGGTAGAAGCATTCGACTGGTGGGTAGAAGCACTCGCTCGACTCATGGGTAGAAGCACTCGACTGGGGGGTAGAAGTACTCGACTAGGAGCTGGGATGGCGAGGGTGGTACTGGGAAGCTTCAAGAGGCCGAAGGGAAGCCGTTCCAGGTCTCAGGCCAGGCGGAGGAAGGGCGGAGACGGGGGCTTACCGTGAGGGTGCTTGGCAATGGTGGGCGCCGGCAGTTGAAGGGGAAAAAAAGCAACCCCTTGTAAAAACATTAGTTAGAAAGACGACTGAAATCACAAGATAAAATTTAGGGGGAAATTTAGGTTCTGTTTGGACGGAGCCGAAGCATGCCGCGCCCAGACTCTGGTCGCTCCGCAGATGCGGCGGTCGATTCGTGAGCCACATTCTCGGCAAGCTGCGGCACACAAATTGAACTAGCATGCTTTGACGAGTTGTGGCGGCGCCGAACTTCACGTAACCAACCAAACGGCTGCCTAACTTGCGCGCAAAAATTGTGGCCAGCTGTGGCGTGTTGTGGCTATGAACCAAACACATTGGGCCTAACTGCCTATTGACATGTCAAGAAACTAGTGGGTAACGTGGAAAGTTTTTCCTTTTGCAGTACAAACACGCTGCACAGTTTTCTTATAAGTTGTAGGAAGTTTAATATTAGCGCATTGGGCGATGAATGTATAACTACTTTTGTCGTATCTGCTATTTAAGACACTTTAATTTCTTAATGCATTAACAAATCAAATGAAATCCTGCAGGTGGCGAAGGAACCGAAGAACAATACATATCAACAGCTGGATTTTACCATGATGGCAGGCCCTGACTGCAATGAGCAGGAATTTTATGATATACGTGAGACCTCTTCAGATGTTATAGAAGAACTCATTGTTGGGAGGActgatgaaaaagaaaaaataatgacTTCTTTATTACAAGGTGACAGCATGAGAGATAGCATCACCACTGGGGATCTCCCCCCCGAAGTTgttcggaaaaaaaaagagatagcatCACCATCCTTCCTATACATGGTATTGGAGGCATTGGCAAGACAACATTTGCAAAAATGATTTACAATGACACAAAATTCAAATATTACTCTCAAGTATGGGTCTATGTGTCCCCAAGATTTGACTCAAATAAAATCGGTAACTCCATAATTTCACAGCTCACTGAAAAGGAGAGCCAACTAAATGAGAAACAGTTGATACGGACACGCCTCAAGAAGCTATTAGCCGGGAAGAAGATTTTGATTGTTTTGGATGACTTATGGGAGGATGATCCATATAAATTGTTTGATTTGAAGACTATGCTAATGCTTGGTGAGACAGGCAACATAATAGTTATAGTAACAACACGTGATGAACACGTTGCTATGGAAATTGGAACCATTGAGCCATACAAGATAGAACTCCTGACAAAGGAGTTGTGCTGGGAGATAATAAAACAAAAAAGTGGTTTTGAAGCTAGAGATGACAAAGAACAGATGAAGGATATAGGAATGGAGATTGCCTCGAAGTGTGGAGGTGTACCTTTAGCTGCTCAATCTCTTGGATACACATTGCGGTCCAAGGATTTGAATGAATGGGAGAAAGTTAATGATAGCGATGTTTGGAATGAACCTACTTCAAGGAATGGATCTTTACAAAATCAAGTGCTTGCAGCCTTGAGGTTAAGTTATAGTGGTATGGATCACCGCCTAAGGTCATGCTTTACCTACTGTGCAATCTTTCCAAAAGGTCACAACATAATTAAAGATGATCTAAGTCACCAATGGATTTCACTGGGGTTCATCAGGCCAATGAAAGCACCCTTCAAGAAGCACCAGCTCAGTGAGAAGTACATTGCCAAGCTCCTGGGAATGTCTTTCCTTCAACCTTCAATGTCACCGCCAGTGAGTTATTTATGTCAATCTCCAACCTTTAAATTCATTATTTCCTCAAAAGAATTGCAAGGAAACTCATGTAAAGATGTAATTTAGTACACTGTGACCAACAAATAGTGACCATAGACAATAAATGGCGTATCTATATATAATTACAGAACAGTGAACCCAAGCTCATAAGGGAAAAAACTGCACTAGGGAGGACAAGATAGCCTGACCCATAACATTGTGTGTATGTGCGTGAGTGTATGCTCATGCGCAGCTGGATAGCCCTTGCATAATCTTCTCAGTTCCATGTCAGCACTCTGTTTAATTGAGATGTAGATGTTTAAGGGCTTATCTATTTCATTAAGAAATTAATTTGGGGATCTAAATGATATCAGAGGGAAAAAAAGATTAAGAATCTTGGGTGTAATCTCACACTTTGTTATAGTTTGTACTTCATtcttgaacaaaaaaaatatattaagtACATTTAATGGATTTTTCCTGCTATAGGCTTTAGTAAGAACAAACTTGAGGGGTTCCTATTCATAATATACCTGCTGGTAACCTGAGAAATGTACAAATATTATGTTCAGTTTGTTTTGGACAAATGTTCCTTATCTATCAATAAACATCCACACAAGAAGGCAGTATATCTCTGTATTAAGAAAAAATATAGAAGTTTATTTTGTCACATCAACGTGGATCATCAACAACCACACACGACCATGGAAACTACAAATTTTGCAATTTTATCAACAGTAATATATGGGTGGCAAACAATTTCAATACACTATAGTATATTTTCTTGTGTGACGATATATTTCCTACAGTTTTTAAGGGAAACCCAACAAACTCACTCCCCACAGCATTTAGGTACTTATAAAAATACACAAACTGTTGTTACTTTAAAACTAAAGATGGATGAGAATAATCTTTTATGCTGTGGTAACAAACTAGTTGTAATGCACTTTAATTTTGTTGCTACGTGCACactaatataaaaaataatagaaaTTTAGAATCCTGACACAAGTATAGACTTTGTCGCAGACTTCTGGAGCATATTATGAAGGTATTACATTCTTTACCATGCATGATCTGGTGCATGACTTCGCGAGATTAATATTGGACGATAAAATTTTGGATGCTAGTAAAAAAGGCAGTACTCGGGGAGGCAGCTGCCGCCATGCATTGCTCACTGATTGTAGCAAACCGTTGGGATTATTCTTGACTTGTCCTGACAGTCTAAGGGCACTGCGTTTTCTGGACTGCGGTAATATTGAATTACGTGGCGATACGTTCTCATCTGCAACGTCCTTGTGCATCTTGGATTTAAGTGAATGCCGCATAAATCAGTTGCCAGATTCTATTGCCCACTTACAGCATCTGAAGTATCTGAACGCGCCAGGTATTCGTGGTAAATATATCCCGAACCATATTACGAGGCTCTTGAAATTAAACTATCTAAGCATTAGTGGGTCTTCTGAAATATTAGCATTGCCCGAGTCGATTGGAGAAATGGAGGAACTGGTTCATCTTGATTTGTCAGGTTGTTCAAAAATAAGAAAACTGCCAGAACTGTTTGGCAATCTTAAAAATATGGAACATCTGGATCTTTCAAAATGCTCTGATGTTACAGGAGTATCAGAACAGCTGGGTAGCCTCATGAAACTGGAATATTTGGACGTATCATACTGCAAAAATGTTGGAAACTTACCAAGAGCGTTGAGCAGCCTCACAGAACTGCAATATTTGAATTTATCATTCAGCTCATACTTAATGGGCATCCAAGATAGCCTCCTTGGGGACGAAGAATCATACAAGTATCCTGCAGAAAATATTTCAAATCCTGCAGGCGGATCCGGGATAGTTGGTATTGTTGAGGCAGAGATCTTGGGCACCCTGACCAAGGTCAAATATTTGAAGTTATGTATAGATGGATTTTCTACATTATTGCTTCCAAAGCTCCCTGAGGCTTTGGGAAGCTTTAATGAACTGAAGTATTTAGACTTATCAGGTTCTTCTTCACTGTATAAATTGCCATCATCATTTGGGAAGCTCCACAGTTTACTACATATTGATTTGTCAGACTGCTATCGTGTTGATGGTGTACCGGAAGCCTTGACTGGCCTAAACAAGCTCAGATATTTGAATTTATCAAATTGTTCCATCGGTGTAAATGAAGAACTGCCGAGTCTAAGAGGGCTACAAGAAGCAATTGCCAATCTCACTGAACTACGCTATTTAAACTTAAAAAGTTGTCTTGAAACTATATGTGGTGACCAACGAGTAGACGAAAGCAACGCTTTCCTGGGTCACATCAGTGCTCTTTCCTATCTAGAGCACCTGACGCTGTCAAGAAATGGGAATCTTTACAGTTTACCCGAAACTTTTGGTAAGCTCAGAAAGCTGCATAAGCTGGACCTCTCATATTGTTGTAACCTCAGGAAGCTGCCAGTAAGTATATCTGAAATCGGCAGTCTGAGGTTTCTGAATACGGATGGTTGCCGCAGTTTTGATGAGTCCACGTTACCTCAGTTCAGAAATAGTTCTTTCTTATTACCTCACTTTGTGGTCCTTGCCGATGATGGTGAATCTAGCAGCAATATTATTAAGCTCAAGGATGAAAATCCTCCTATCTTGGAGATAAGCAGGCTTGAAAGAGTCAAGTCTTCTGCAGAGGCACAGAGGATAAATTTGTCGGGAAAACAAAGTATTGGAAAAATAAAATTTGTATGGACAAAAGGTGCTGAGAGATTCGTAGAGGACATTGAAGTTTTGAAAGAACTGATGCCACCAGCCTGTTTAGAATACTTCGAGCTACAAGGTTACAATGGCATAAGGTTTCCACCCTGGGTGACGAGCATTGAGAGTTATTTACCTCGTATCATCAGGATTTCCATTACGGAGTTGCCCAGCTGCACGACCTTACCACCACTCGGTCAATTAGCAAACCTTCAAGAGCTGCATATCGAGCAAATGGACAGCATTACCAAGATTGATGGGGAATTGTACGGCTGCGGGGGAGCTTTTCCCAAACTGACAACCTTTCGTTTACTAAGAATGGAAAATCTGGAAGAGTGGAACACAGAACACCCCTGTGGTGAGGATGGTTCACATGTGCTCGTGTTCCCTATATTAACCCTTTTGGCAATAAGTGGCTGCCCCAAGCTGAGGATTAAACCGTGCCTGCCTAGAGGTGAGTACTTCTTGGACATAAGGAGTTGTGATGACCTGCTATCACCATTGGAAGAGAGATACCAGGTACCTGAATCCTCCTACCCTGCTCCGAAAGGCCTTTTTGTGCATTACTGCGAGCAGCCTCTGCATGAGTGGAGGTTGCTCCACCAACTCCCTGGGATCAGTTACTTGAGCATCGAGCATTGCAGTGACCTCACATGCAGCTCAACAGAGATCATTCGATGTCTCTCCTCCCTCGAGACTTTATCTGTGACAGATTGCGAAAGCATTACAGCGCTGCCAGACTGGTTGGGAGACCTAACCAGTCTCATGAGACTTGAGATAATCAATTGCACTGGCATCCAAACATTGCCAGAGAGCATAGAGCGACTCACCAACCTCCAAGAGCTAAAAGTTTCAGGCTGCCCTGACCTAGTGCAGTGGTGTGAATCAGAGAAATCTATGACGATGCTATCTCACATCAAGACTAAGGTATATACCCCGCCATGAATTTAAGCAATATAGGGCACACTTATATTCTCGTTGAGGACTGTTCTTTTATGAATGCTTTGTCGGTTTACTTTCTTCCAATGACTGTTTTTTCAGGAAACTAGAAAACGCAAGCTTACCTACAGTTTAGAATCCTATGGAAAGGCCAAGGAGCAGtagtagttagtacaactctgAACAtctcccttgtttttgaagatcggtactaatatacttctcctccattcttcaggcatcttgtttgaccgaaaaatgaggttaaaaagcttagttaactaTACCATCGCTATAtcacctaggcatctccacacttcaatggggataccatcagggcccatcgctttaactcctttcatcctcttcaaagcctccccgatctctgctTCCTGAATTCCCCTCACAAAGcatctgttggtatcgtcaaaagagttatCTAATTCAAGAATAGGCCCCTcattctccccattaaacaacttgtcgaagtactctcacCATCAGCccttgatctcctcatccttcactagaagTCGATCTATCCCATCCTTGATgtatttgatttggttgatgccCCTTGTCTTCCACTCATGGATCCTAgtcatcctataaatgtccttctccccttccttcgtgcctagccgctgatacaggtcatcatacgccttaccctttgctacactcgcagctcgctttgcagccattttcgctaatttatagccctcgatgttggctgcactcctgtcaaggtggaggcgcttgaaacattccttcttctccttaataaccctttgcacctcgtcattccaccaccaggtgtctttcccttcctgtttgcctcccctactcacgccaaacacttCTGTGGCCACCTTCCAAACACATATtgtcatctttagccacatgttgTCTGCAtattctccttcttcccaaggcccctcacctagtaTCCTCTCCTTAAATGTTTGCgtcgcttcccctctaagcttccaccacttcgtTCTTGCAATCTTGGCATATTTGTTCCAGTGGACACAAACCCAAAAATGAAAGTctgccaccacaagcttgtgttgagggacaacataCTCCCCAGGTATTACCTTACTATCTAAGCAATCCCGTCTATCTTCCTTCCTAGCatggataaagtcgatctggctcgagtgttgtccactatgaaaggtcacaagatgggattctctCTTCCTAAAAagggtattcgctatcaacaagtcataGGCCAACGTGAAGTTCAAAACATCATCCCCcacttgactcctgctaccatacctaAAACCCTCGTGCACTCGCTTGAACCCTACATTAGttgcacccacatggccgttgagatctcctatgAGGAGTTTCTCGCTGATAGGCACAGTAGTGACCAtactat
Proteins encoded:
- the LOC120670792 gene encoding disease resistance protein RGA2-like isoform X4; translation: MIYNDTKFKYYSQVWVYVSPRFDSNKIGNSIISQLTEKESQLNEKQLIRTRLKKLLAGKKILIVLDDLWEDDPYKLFDLKTMLMLGETGNIIVIVTTRDEHVAMEIGTIEPYKIELLTKELCWEIIKQKSGFEARDDKEQMKDIGMEIASKCGGVPLAAQSLGYTLRSKDLNEWEKVNDSDVWNEPTSRNGSLQNQVLAALRLSYSGMDHRLRSCFTYCAIFPKGHNIIKDDLSHQWISLGFIRPMKAPFKKHQLSEKYIAKLLGMSFLQPSMSPPTLSQTSGAYYEGITFFTMHDLVHDFARLILDDKILDASKKGSTRGGSCRHALLTDCSKPLGLFLTCPDSLRALRFLDCGNIELRGDTFSSATSLCILDLSECRINQLPDSIAHLQHLKYLNAPGIRGKYIPNHITRLLKLNYLSISGSSEILALPESIGEMEELVHLDLSGCSKIRKLPELFGNLKNMEHLDLSKCSDVTGVSEQLGSLMKLEYLDVSYCKNVGNLPRALSSLTELQYLNLSFSSYLMGIQDSLLGDEESYKYPAENISNPAGGSGIVGIVEAEILGTLTKVKYLKLCIDGFSTLLLPKLPEALGSFNELKYLDLSGSSSLYKLPSSFGKLHSLLHIDLSDCYRVDGVPEALTGLNKLRYLNLSNCSIGVNEELPSLRGLQEAIANLTELRYLNLKSCLETICGDQRVDESNAFLGHISALSYLEHLTLSRNGNLYSLPETFGKLRKLHKLDLSYCCNLRKLPVSISEIGSLRFLNTDGCRSFDESTLPQFRNSSFLLPHFVVLADDGESSSNIIKLKDENPPILEISRLERVKSSAEAQRINLSGKQSIGKIKFVWTKGAERFVEDIEVLKELMPPACLEYFELQGYNGIRFPPWVTSIESYLPRIIRISITELPSCTTLPPLGQLANLQELHIEQMDSITKIDGELYGCGGAFPKLTTFRLLRMENLEEWNTEHPCGEDGSHVLVFPILTLLAISGCPKLRIKPCLPRGEYFLDIRSCDDLLSPLEERYQVPESSYPAPKGLFVHYCEQPLHEWRLLHQLPGISYLSIEHCSDLTCSSTEIIRCLSSLETLSVTDCESITALPDWLGDLTSLMRLEIINCTGIQTLPESIERLTNLQELKVSGCPDLVQWCESEKSMTMLSHIKTKP